A genome region from Defluviimonas aquaemixtae includes the following:
- a CDS encoding inositol monophosphatase family protein, with protein MNNASLDDALAIAAAASRVAMSLFRGALDVEFKADDSPVTRADRAVEAEVRRLISERFPEHGIFGEEQGFDRADSEDLWIVDPIDGTRSFMTGHPLFGFLLAKLHRGETKLSIVALPALGEFYDAERGRGARLGGARIRASDRRVAGDAVLYISEAEKIWRDAPEVFTRLLDFGRTRRFAYDCYPYALLASGHVDAVVDYDLQPYDYVPVALLVEEAGGVMTDWQGRRLAMQANVPVIAAATVELHHALLDTIRG; from the coding sequence ATGAACAACGCCAGTCTTGACGATGCCCTCGCCATCGCCGCAGCCGCGAGCCGGGTCGCGATGTCGCTGTTCCGCGGCGCTCTCGACGTCGAGTTCAAGGCAGACGACAGCCCGGTGACGCGCGCCGATCGCGCGGTCGAGGCCGAGGTTCGCCGCCTCATTTCCGAGCGCTTCCCAGAACACGGAATATTCGGCGAGGAGCAGGGGTTCGACCGCGCCGACAGCGAAGACCTATGGATCGTTGACCCAATCGACGGAACACGGAGCTTCATGACCGGCCACCCGCTGTTCGGCTTCCTGCTCGCCAAGCTTCATCGCGGAGAGACGAAGCTGAGCATCGTCGCGCTACCCGCCTTGGGCGAGTTTTACGACGCGGAGCGCGGCCGGGGTGCGCGTCTGGGCGGTGCGCGTATCCGCGCCTCCGACAGGCGGGTGGCGGGCGACGCGGTCCTCTACATCTCAGAGGCCGAAAAGATCTGGCGGGATGCGCCGGAGGTCTTCACGCGGCTCCTCGACTTCGGCCGTACGCGGCGGTTCGCTTACGACTGCTACCCCTATGCACTCCTCGCATCCGGGCATGTCGACGCGGTCGTGGACTACGACCTTCAGCCCTACGACTACGTACCCGTGGCACTCCTGGTCGAGGAAGCGGGCGGCGTGATGACCGACTGGCAGGGAAGGCGCCTTGCGATGCAGGCCAACGTACCTGTCATCGCCGCCGCGACGGTGGAACTGCACCACGCGCTTCTCGACACGATCCGCGGCTGA
- a CDS encoding GlxA family transcriptional regulator: MRDRPIHVSLVAFPDAVVSTLTGIYDVLNSFGMLKGFHASIPPEPPFTIEIVGQEAPEVMLASGIPVRVHKRCDEVDRTDIIIAPSVILEDGCWRHGRYPELTAWIDSMHRQGALLCSACSGVFLLAETGAFDGREVTVHWGYDAAFRQAYPRIPVFPEKVLLVSGDANELVSSGAAMTWHDLVLYLIARYVGNSAAQAVARFFALQWHHDGVTPYVVFKGRTDHRDAAIREVQDWLATKFSVASPVEEMMRRSGLAERTLTRRFKAATGLSPLAYVQRLRIESAKRLLEDNKLPIDEIAWRCGYEDPAFFRRLFKRTTGMAPGSFRKRFSIPEFTMALPGTE; the protein is encoded by the coding sequence ATGCGCGACCGTCCGATCCATGTTTCATTGGTCGCCTTTCCCGACGCGGTCGTTTCAACGCTGACCGGTATCTACGATGTTCTGAACTCCTTCGGCATGCTGAAGGGATTCCACGCATCGATCCCGCCCGAACCGCCGTTCACCATCGAGATCGTCGGGCAGGAGGCGCCCGAGGTGATGCTGGCCAGCGGCATTCCGGTGCGCGTCCACAAGCGCTGTGATGAGGTTGATCGCACGGACATCATCATCGCGCCGTCGGTTATTCTGGAAGACGGCTGTTGGCGGCACGGTCGTTATCCCGAACTGACCGCATGGATCGACAGCATGCATCGGCAGGGCGCACTTTTGTGTTCGGCCTGTTCGGGCGTGTTCCTCTTGGCTGAAACAGGGGCTTTCGATGGCCGCGAGGTCACGGTGCACTGGGGCTACGACGCTGCGTTCCGTCAGGCCTATCCCCGAATTCCGGTCTTCCCGGAGAAGGTTCTGCTCGTCAGCGGCGATGCCAACGAGCTTGTCAGTTCGGGCGCCGCGATGACCTGGCACGATCTCGTGCTCTACCTGATCGCACGGTACGTGGGCAACTCTGCCGCCCAGGCCGTCGCCCGCTTCTTCGCGCTGCAGTGGCATCACGACGGGGTCACGCCCTATGTCGTCTTCAAGGGACGCACCGACCATCGCGACGCGGCGATACGCGAGGTGCAGGACTGGTTGGCCACGAAATTCTCGGTCGCGAGCCCGGTGGAGGAGATGATGAGGCGCAGCGGTCTGGCCGAACGCACTCTCACGCGCCGCTTCAAGGCTGCGACCGGGCTTTCTCCGCTCGCTTACGTGCAACGCCTGCGCATCGAGAGCGCCAAGCGCCTGCTGGAAGACAATAAACTGCCAATCGACGAGATCGCCTGGCGCTGCGGGTATGAGGATCCTGCATTCTTCCGTCGGCTTTTCAAGCGGACGACCGGAATGGCCCCCGGCAGTTTTCGGAAACGCTTCTCCATCCCCGAATTCACCATGGCGCTGCCCGGCACTGAATGA
- a CDS encoding ATP-binding protein, with protein sequence MFFGWLKHLMPRGLYGRAALILVLPIVMIQLVVSISFIQRHFEGVTEQMTRNIVQDIALLVERVAVAPDLSAARDQAEEVGEALAMTVALPAGDKAPQADRRVYYDLSGRVVIATLRENFADLGAVDLSDLRRVRLVIATPQGPMEVEFARSRVAVSNPHQLLVLMVATGLLMTLIAFLFLRNQLRPIRRLARAAEDFGKGRIVPYKPAGAIEVRAAGNSFLDMRARIERQIEQRTLLLSGVSHDLRTPLTRLKLSLSMMADEPEARDMERDVEEMERLIDAFLAFVRGDALEGEAELMDPITLVRSSIEDARRAGRNVVLRTVEGAGKARLRERAVRRALDNLIGNAVRYGTRAEVSLAILDRAVRIGVEDDGPGIARERREEALRPFTRLDDARNQDRGSGAGLGLAISADIARSHGGTLRLGESETLGGLKAELVLAR encoded by the coding sequence ATGTTTTTCGGCTGGTTGAAGCACCTGATGCCCCGCGGTCTTTACGGCCGGGCGGCGCTCATCCTCGTACTGCCCATCGTGATGATTCAGCTCGTCGTGTCCATATCCTTCATTCAGCGCCATTTCGAGGGCGTGACGGAGCAGATGACACGCAACATCGTGCAGGACATCGCCCTCCTGGTCGAACGGGTCGCCGTCGCGCCCGATCTATCCGCCGCACGCGATCAGGCAGAAGAGGTCGGCGAGGCGCTCGCGATGACCGTGGCGCTGCCGGCCGGCGACAAGGCGCCTCAGGCCGATCGGCGCGTATACTATGACCTTTCCGGCCGCGTCGTGATTGCCACGTTGCGCGAGAATTTCGCCGATCTCGGTGCGGTGGATCTGTCGGACCTGCGCCGGGTCAGGCTCGTCATAGCCACGCCGCAGGGTCCGATGGAGGTCGAATTCGCGCGGAGCCGCGTGGCGGTCAGCAACCCCCACCAGCTTCTGGTTCTTATGGTGGCGACAGGGCTATTGATGACGCTCATCGCGTTTCTCTTCCTGCGCAACCAGCTTCGTCCGATCCGGCGGCTCGCGCGCGCGGCCGAAGATTTCGGTAAGGGCCGTATCGTCCCGTACAAGCCCGCCGGTGCGATCGAAGTCCGCGCCGCCGGTAATTCGTTTCTCGACATGCGTGCGCGGATCGAGCGACAGATCGAGCAGCGCACACTGCTCCTGTCGGGGGTGAGTCATGACCTGCGCACCCCGCTCACCCGACTGAAACTCAGCCTGTCGATGATGGCGGACGAGCCCGAAGCGCGCGACATGGAGCGCGACGTGGAGGAGATGGAGCGTCTGATCGACGCGTTCCTCGCTTTCGTGAGGGGCGATGCGCTCGAAGGCGAGGCGGAGCTCATGGATCCGATCACGCTTGTCCGTTCGAGCATCGAGGATGCGCGCCGGGCCGGACGAAACGTCGTCCTGAGGACGGTGGAGGGGGCAGGCAAGGCGCGGCTCAGGGAACGCGCGGTGCGCCGCGCGCTAGACAATCTCATTGGCAACGCGGTGCGCTACGGGACCCGCGCCGAAGTCTCGCTCGCGATTCTCGACCGTGCCGTCCGCATCGGCGTAGAGGACGATGGGCCCGGCATCGCGCGCGAGCGGCGGGAGGAAGCGCTGCGCCCGTTCACGCGGCTCGACGATGCGCGCAACCAAGACCGGGGCTCGGGCGCAGGGCTCGGGCTTGCCATCTCGGCGGACATAGCGCGCAGCCATGGCGGCACATTGCGACTGGGTGAAAGCGAGACGCTCGGCGGGCTCAAGGCCGAACTCGTGCTTGCTCGCTGA
- a CDS encoding dodecin — protein sequence MSDAIYKTVDVIGSSSNSLEDAIQGAVAKAAETVHNLDWFEVNEIRGHITDGKVAHYQVGLKIGFRLD from the coding sequence ATGAGCGACGCGATCTACAAGACGGTCGATGTGATCGGCAGTTCCTCGAACAGTCTTGAGGACGCCATCCAGGGCGCCGTCGCCAAGGCGGCAGAAACCGTACACAACCTCGACTGGTTTGAAGTGAACGAGATCCGCGGCCACATTACGGACGGCAAGGTCGCGCATTACCAGGTCGGGTTGAAGATCGGGTTCCGGCTCGATTGA
- a CDS encoding MBL fold metallo-hydrolase: MQQSTEGPVAGRVEQLEPGLRRVLAPNPSPMTFHGTNTYILGEGVVAVIDPGPADPVHLGAILGALSPGERIGHILVTHAHLDHSPLARPLAEVSGAPVLAYGDARAGRSSVMERLAKGAGLAGGEGVDDGFAPDIRLADGDRIAGPDWEVTAIHTPGHFGNHLSFLWREVAFSGDHVMGWASSLISPPDGDMGAYMASLARLEGSGAVRLYPGHGSPVTDASARIAELAAHRRAREAAIRAALADGPADAVTLAASIYTNTPVPLMRAAARNVLAHLIDLMERKVAVPEGELAVTTRFRLR, translated from the coding sequence TTGCAGCAGTCTACTGAGGGACCGGTGGCGGGCCGGGTCGAGCAGCTGGAGCCGGGCCTGCGCCGCGTCCTTGCGCCCAATCCTTCGCCAATGACCTTCCACGGCACGAACACCTACATCCTCGGCGAGGGCGTTGTGGCCGTCATCGATCCCGGCCCCGCGGATCCTGTTCATCTTGGCGCGATCCTCGGCGCGCTCTCTCCCGGCGAACGGATCGGCCACATTCTCGTCACGCATGCCCATCTCGACCATTCCCCCCTTGCCCGCCCGCTCGCCGAAGTTTCCGGCGCGCCCGTCCTGGCGTATGGCGACGCACGCGCCGGTCGCTCGTCGGTGATGGAGAGGCTGGCGAAGGGCGCTGGCCTCGCCGGCGGCGAAGGCGTCGACGATGGCTTCGCGCCCGATATCCGGCTGGCCGATGGCGACCGCATCGCTGGGCCCGACTGGGAGGTTACCGCGATCCACACGCCTGGGCATTTCGGCAATCACCTGAGTTTTCTCTGGCGCGAAGTCGCCTTCAGCGGTGACCATGTGATGGGCTGGGCCTCGTCGCTCATCTCGCCGCCGGACGGCGACATGGGCGCCTACATGGCTTCGCTCGCTCGGCTCGAGGGGTCGGGGGCGGTGCGGCTCTATCCCGGCCACGGCAGCCCCGTCACCGACGCATCGGCACGGATCGCAGAGCTTGCGGCGCACCGCCGGGCGCGCGAGGCGGCGATCCGCGCGGCGCTTGCGGACGGCCCGGCCGACGCGGTCACGCTGGCGGCAAGCATCTACACCAACACACCCGTTCCGCTGATGCGCGCCGCCGCCCGAAACGTGCTTGCCCATCTTATTGATCTGATGGAGAGAAAGGTCGCAGTGCCCGAAGGCGAACTCGCCGTGACAACGCGATTCCGGCTGCGCTGA
- the purM gene encoding phosphoribosylformylglycinamidine cyclo-ligase — MAGLKNGLTYADAGVDIDAGNALVERIKPAAKRTARAGTMAGLGGFGALFDLKAAGYSDPVLVAATDGVGTKLRIAIDTGNVDTIGVDLVAMCVNDLVCQGAEPLFFLDYFATGRLDVDQAARIIEGIAKGCEQSGCALIGGETAEMPGMYHAGDFDLAGFAVGAMERGADLPAGVAEGDVLLGLASNGIHSNGYSFVRKVVEISGLSWRAPAPFGTGTLGDQLLAPTRLYVRQALAAIHSGGVHALAHITGGGLTENLPRVLPDGLGAEIDLSAWDLPPVFRWLAETSGMAEAELLKTFNAGIGMIVAAAPERAADLRLLLESEGETVHEIGRVVPGQGVRYRGRLL, encoded by the coding sequence ATGGCGGGGCTAAAGAACGGGCTGACCTATGCCGATGCAGGGGTCGACATCGACGCGGGCAACGCTTTGGTCGAGCGGATCAAGCCGGCGGCGAAGCGCACAGCCCGGGCGGGCACGATGGCCGGCCTCGGAGGTTTCGGCGCGCTCTTCGACCTGAAGGCGGCGGGCTACAGCGATCCGGTTCTCGTCGCCGCGACCGACGGGGTGGGCACCAAGCTTCGCATCGCCATCGACACCGGCAACGTGGACACGATCGGCGTCGACCTCGTGGCAATGTGCGTCAACGACCTTGTCTGCCAGGGCGCGGAGCCATTGTTCTTCCTCGACTATTTCGCGACCGGAAGGCTTGATGTCGACCAGGCGGCGCGGATCATCGAAGGCATCGCCAAAGGTTGCGAGCAATCGGGATGCGCCCTCATCGGCGGCGAGACGGCCGAGATGCCGGGCATGTACCACGCGGGCGACTTCGACCTCGCTGGCTTTGCCGTCGGCGCGATGGAGCGCGGGGCCGATCTGCCGGCGGGCGTCGCGGAGGGCGACGTGCTTCTCGGCCTCGCCTCGAACGGCATCCATTCCAACGGCTATTCCTTCGTCCGCAAGGTCGTCGAGATATCGGGCCTCTCGTGGCGCGCGCCCGCGCCGTTCGGAACCGGCACGCTTGGCGACCAGCTTCTCGCGCCGACCCGCCTCTATGTCAGGCAAGCCCTGGCCGCGATCCATTCCGGTGGCGTCCACGCGCTCGCCCATATCACCGGCGGCGGTCTGACCGAGAACCTGCCCCGCGTGCTCCCCGACGGGCTCGGCGCGGAGATCGACCTGTCCGCCTGGGACCTGCCGCCGGTCTTCCGCTGGCTCGCCGAAACCTCGGGTATGGCAGAGGCCGAGCTTCTGAAGACCTTCAATGCCGGTATCGGCATGATCGTCGCAGCCGCACCCGAACGCGCCGCCGACCTCCGCCTGCTGCTCGAATCCGAGGGCGAGACGGTTCACGAGATCGGCCGTGTCGTGCCGGGGCAGGGTGTCCGCTATCGCGGCCGGCTTCTTTGA
- a CDS encoding cation-transporting P-type ATPase yields MDAILDAGDNPHAIEVEECLAHLTSSREGLTSHEAARRLAIDGPNTLAAQSGRPAVLRFMLHFHNALIYVLLASAAVTAFLGHWIDTGVILAVVVVNAIVGFVQEGRAESAMAAVRSMLAPRATALRDGRRVTVPSADLVAGDVVLLEAGDKVPADLRLVAARALRVQEAVLTGESVPVDKRIAPVASDALLGDRSSMAFSGTEVVGGIGRGIVVATAGRTQIGRISGMLGDVARLTTPLVAQMDRFARWLSVMILLVSAVLLLFGYFVGHLPFGEIFMTVVGLTVAAIPEGLPAVLTITLAIGVQAMARRHVIVRKLPAIETLGAVSVICTDKTGTLTRNEMTVASVAFASGRHTVSGDGYAPRGDITPAAPEAELAQMALVASLCNDAALHNSGGNWGIEGDPMEGALLAFAGKAGVDLDGWRRIDEIPFDAAHRYMAVLVEDRDGARRILVKGAPERLLPMCARQAGPSGPESIGPEHWDAEADAIASEGQRVLALAAMPTRDDALNEAAFDGKLTLVGLVGLIDPPRPEAIAAVAECRQAGIGIKMITGDHVGTASAIGRAIGLENPDRVLSGAEVERLEDAALQTEAGKVNIFARTSPEHKLRLVTLLQAQGLTVAMTGDGVNDAPALKRADAGVAMGVKGSEAAKEAADLVLTDDNFASMVAAVREGRTVFDNLRKVISWTLPTNAGEAATIMAALLLGLTLPISPVQILWVNLVTASTLGLALAFEPTEPGTMLRPPRPRTAPLLTAELLWHVLFVGALFAAAVFGLFAYATDRGYPLELAQTMTMNLLVILEIFHLFFIRNIYGTSLTFAAVRGTRAVWTCLAVIVTAQFAVTYLPLAQAVMGTRAVPIVDGVLMIGIGVVFFAIIEVEKQLKLSLRGRGSH; encoded by the coding sequence ATGGACGCAATTCTTGACGCCGGGGACAACCCGCACGCAATCGAGGTAGAGGAGTGTCTGGCGCACCTGACGTCCTCTCGTGAAGGGCTGACCTCCCACGAGGCGGCCAGGCGCCTCGCCATCGACGGACCCAACACCCTGGCGGCGCAGTCTGGCAGACCGGCCGTCCTCCGATTCATGCTGCATTTCCACAACGCGTTGATCTACGTTCTTCTCGCTTCGGCGGCCGTCACCGCGTTTCTGGGCCACTGGATCGATACCGGAGTGATCCTTGCTGTCGTCGTCGTCAACGCCATCGTAGGCTTCGTCCAGGAAGGACGCGCGGAGTCGGCCATGGCGGCAGTGCGCTCTATGCTTGCCCCGCGCGCCACGGCCCTTCGGGATGGACGCCGTGTGACCGTTCCATCCGCCGATCTCGTCGCGGGCGATGTGGTGCTGCTCGAGGCCGGAGACAAGGTCCCGGCCGACCTTCGCCTGGTCGCGGCGAGGGCGCTGCGTGTCCAGGAGGCGGTGCTGACCGGCGAATCCGTGCCGGTGGACAAGAGGATCGCGCCCGTTGCCAGTGATGCGCTGCTCGGCGACCGCAGCTCGATGGCCTTCAGCGGCACCGAAGTGGTGGGGGGCATCGGGCGCGGGATCGTTGTCGCAACGGCGGGGCGAACTCAGATCGGGCGTATCAGCGGAATGCTCGGCGATGTCGCCAGGTTGACCACGCCGCTCGTCGCGCAGATGGATCGCTTTGCGCGGTGGCTGTCGGTCATGATCCTTCTGGTGTCGGCCGTGCTGCTGCTCTTTGGCTACTTCGTCGGCCACTTGCCCTTCGGCGAGATTTTCATGACCGTGGTCGGCCTGACCGTCGCCGCGATTCCCGAGGGGCTGCCCGCGGTCCTGACCATCACGCTCGCAATCGGCGTTCAGGCGATGGCGCGGCGCCATGTCATCGTTCGCAAACTCCCCGCGATCGAGACGCTGGGCGCCGTTTCGGTGATCTGCACCGACAAGACCGGCACGCTCACCCGGAACGAGATGACGGTCGCCTCGGTGGCCTTTGCATCAGGCCGCCACACCGTCTCTGGCGACGGCTACGCGCCCCGGGGCGACATCACGCCGGCTGCACCCGAGGCGGAGCTTGCTCAGATGGCGCTCGTCGCGTCGCTCTGCAACGACGCGGCGCTGCACAACTCGGGCGGGAACTGGGGGATCGAGGGCGATCCGATGGAGGGCGCGCTCCTGGCCTTCGCCGGGAAGGCGGGTGTTGATTTGGATGGATGGCGCCGGATCGACGAGATCCCCTTCGACGCCGCCCATCGTTACATGGCGGTGCTGGTCGAGGATCGGGACGGCGCGCGCCGGATACTTGTGAAGGGCGCGCCCGAGCGCCTGCTTCCCATGTGCGCGAGGCAGGCGGGCCCGTCGGGCCCGGAATCGATCGGTCCCGAGCATTGGGACGCCGAGGCGGACGCGATCGCATCCGAGGGGCAGCGCGTCCTGGCGCTTGCCGCCATGCCGACGCGCGACGACGCGCTGAACGAGGCCGCCTTCGACGGCAAGTTGACGCTCGTCGGCCTCGTCGGCCTCATCGATCCGCCGCGGCCGGAAGCGATTGCCGCGGTCGCGGAATGCCGTCAGGCAGGCATCGGCATCAAGATGATCACCGGCGACCACGTGGGCACGGCCTCGGCCATCGGGCGGGCGATCGGGCTCGAGAACCCCGACCGGGTCCTGTCCGGCGCGGAGGTCGAGCGGCTCGAAGACGCGGCACTGCAAACCGAGGCGGGAAAGGTCAACATCTTCGCGCGGACGTCGCCAGAGCACAAACTTCGCCTCGTCACGCTGCTTCAGGCGCAGGGTCTGACCGTCGCGATGACCGGCGACGGCGTCAACGACGCGCCCGCGCTGAAGCGCGCCGATGCCGGAGTGGCGATGGGCGTGAAAGGCTCCGAAGCGGCGAAGGAGGCGGCCGATCTTGTTCTGACCGACGACAACTTCGCCTCGATGGTCGCCGCCGTGCGCGAGGGGCGCACCGTTTTCGACAACCTCCGCAAGGTGATCAGCTGGACGCTTCCGACCAATGCGGGCGAGGCAGCGACGATCATGGCGGCTCTCCTTCTCGGGCTCACGCTTCCGATAAGCCCCGTGCAGATCCTCTGGGTGAACCTCGTCACCGCCTCGACGCTCGGCCTCGCGCTCGCCTTCGAGCCGACCGAACCGGGAACGATGCTGCGGCCTCCACGGCCACGCACGGCACCACTTCTGACGGCCGAGTTGCTGTGGCACGTCCTCTTCGTCGGGGCGCTGTTCGCGGCGGCGGTCTTCGGGCTCTTCGCCTATGCGACCGACCGGGGCTACCCGCTTGAGCTCGCCCAGACGATGACAATGAACTTGTTGGTGATCCTCGAGATCTTTCATTTGTTTTTCATCCGCAACATCTACGGCACATCGCTGACCTTTGCCGCCGTTCGCGGAACGCGGGCGGTCTGGACGTGCCTTGCGGTCATCGTGACGGCGCAGTTCGCCGTGACCTACCTGCCGCTTGCCCAGGCAGTCATGGGAACCCGCGCCGTCCCGATCGTCGACGGCGTACTCATGATTGGAATTGGCGTGGTCTTCTTCGCGATCATCGAGGTGGAGAAGCAACTCAAGCTGAGCTTGCGAGGACGCGGCAGCCACTAG
- a CDS encoding DeoR/GlpR family DNA-binding transcription regulator: MPQSAVGRASHREFQLLEILRRQGGSARNSEIAHAMDVSEETVRRLARGLERSGKVERLHGGTVLAGAEPAFFDRIAQNPDAKRRIAAAVACEVADGICLFLDVGSTTSFVAEALRGHTRLQVVTNSLHVAQVLANHNGNRVVLTGGELGGDERGTYGPRALEAMRHYAFDMAVLSANAVSERHGFLVFNPAEAEIASLAVKCARRAVMAVDYEKFARNAPLVSCPPDDIAALITDRPPPEGLAAALARWRVAVTLAGGDT; encoded by the coding sequence ATGCCGCAAAGCGCCGTCGGAAGGGCAAGTCACCGCGAATTTCAGCTTCTTGAGATTCTGCGGCGTCAGGGCGGCTCGGCGCGAAACTCCGAAATCGCCCATGCGATGGACGTGTCAGAGGAAACCGTGCGTCGCCTTGCCCGTGGCCTAGAACGAAGCGGCAAGGTGGAGCGGCTGCACGGCGGGACCGTGCTCGCCGGTGCGGAACCAGCCTTCTTCGACCGCATCGCGCAGAATCCCGACGCCAAGCGGCGCATCGCGGCCGCCGTAGCGTGCGAGGTCGCCGACGGGATTTGTCTGTTTCTCGACGTGGGCAGCACGACGAGTTTCGTGGCTGAGGCGCTGAGGGGGCATACACGGCTGCAGGTCGTCACGAATTCGCTGCATGTTGCCCAGGTGCTGGCCAACCATAACGGAAATCGGGTCGTTCTGACGGGCGGAGAGCTTGGCGGCGACGAGCGTGGGACCTACGGACCGCGCGCGCTTGAGGCGATGCGGCACTACGCCTTCGATATGGCCGTGCTGTCGGCGAATGCCGTCTCCGAGCGGCACGGGTTTCTCGTCTTCAACCCCGCCGAGGCAGAGATCGCCAGTCTTGCCGTCAAATGCGCGCGGCGCGCCGTCATGGCGGTTGATTACGAGAAGTTCGCCCGCAATGCACCGCTTGTATCCTGTCCACCCGACGATATCGCTGCGCTGATCACTGACCGCCCACCGCCCGAGGGACTCGCCGCGGCGCTTGCGCGGTGGCGCGTCGCGGTCACTCTGGCCGGAGGCGACACATGA
- a CDS encoding class I SAM-dependent methyltransferase has protein sequence MTINPSALDFHVERLFADLSAGYGGVMVSIGSKLGLYSAMDGQGPVSSQAVADRAGCAERYVREWLNSQVAGGYVQYHAATGLYELTAEQAMILADETSPVFLPHAWQVVASMWADEDKAIEAIRTGKGVAWGDHDGRLFCGVAAFFRNGYAANLVEQWLPALDGVVDNLKRGARVADIGCGHGHSTVLMAKAFPNSVFFGFDVHEGSIEEARRIAEAEGVADRVHFAVTDASGYSDRDLDLICFFDCLHDMGHPVAAARHARAALAKGGSVMLVEPAAADRVEDNINPVGRLYYAASTTLCCAHAISENGTHVLGAQAGRGRLAEVFAEAGFDSFSLAAETPFNLILQARV, from the coding sequence ATGACGATCAATCCAAGTGCGCTCGATTTCCATGTGGAGCGTCTCTTCGCGGACCTTTCGGCCGGCTATGGCGGCGTGATGGTCTCGATCGGGTCCAAGCTGGGGCTTTATTCCGCGATGGATGGCCAGGGCCCGGTGTCTTCGCAGGCAGTGGCGGACCGCGCCGGATGCGCCGAGCGCTACGTGCGCGAATGGCTGAATAGCCAGGTCGCGGGTGGCTATGTCCAGTACCACGCTGCCACGGGCCTATACGAACTGACGGCCGAACAGGCCATGATCCTCGCCGACGAAACCTCGCCCGTGTTCCTGCCGCATGCCTGGCAGGTCGTGGCCTCGATGTGGGCCGACGAGGACAAGGCGATCGAGGCAATCCGCACCGGCAAGGGCGTCGCGTGGGGAGATCATGACGGACGGCTCTTCTGCGGAGTGGCGGCGTTCTTCCGAAACGGATACGCCGCGAACCTCGTCGAGCAGTGGCTTCCTGCACTCGACGGCGTCGTGGACAATCTGAAGCGCGGCGCGCGGGTCGCCGATATCGGCTGCGGGCACGGACATTCGACGGTGCTGATGGCCAAGGCCTTTCCGAATTCGGTCTTCTTCGGATTTGACGTACACGAAGGCTCGATCGAAGAGGCGCGGAGAATAGCCGAAGCGGAAGGCGTGGCCGACCGCGTGCATTTCGCGGTGACCGATGCCAGCGGTTACAGCGATCGGGATCTCGACCTCATCTGCTTTTTCGACTGCCTGCATGACATGGGCCATCCCGTCGCAGCGGCACGCCATGCCCGCGCCGCGCTGGCCAAGGGCGGGTCGGTCATGCTCGTCGAACCGGCGGCTGCGGATCGGGTCGAGGACAACATTAATCCCGTCGGAAGGCTCTACTACGCGGCGTCGACCACGTTGTGCTGCGCCCATGCGATCTCGGAGAACGGCACGCATGTGCTGGGTGCTCAGGCTGGCCGCGGTCGACTGGCCGAGGTCTTCGCCGAGGCCGGCTTCGACTCGTTTTCGCTTGCGGCCGAAACGCCGTTCAACCTGATCCTCCAAGCGCGCGTCTGA